A stretch of the Colias croceus chromosome 13, ilColCroc2.1 genome encodes the following:
- the LOC123696582 gene encoding PRADC1-like protein isoform X2: protein MFSNKYTKLSYVVLFTALFFSFLGEVSPGANDLHFHDGSTSADVIGGDVFFEILEPPELRYSYRIRPAKDFGGTFNSTFRMEKARLVPTDPINSCSDISNSEEVDGNIALAERGDCSFVFKTAVAQIAGARAIIITESIHRWDDSLDHLIEMVDDKMQIDVNIPSAFLLGRNGATIIRTLKKLHLQYAVINIPVNMTYIPINKMNQPPWITW, encoded by the exons atgttttctaataagtatacaaaattatcatatGTAGTGCTCTTTACTGCTTtgtttttttcgtttttaggGGAAGTTTCTCCTGGAG CTAATGATTTGCACTTTCACGATGGTTCAACATCAGCCGACGTTATCGGGGGTGATGTGTTTTTTGAAATCTTAGAGCCTCCTGAATTGAGATACTCTTATCGTATAAGACCTGCCAAAGACTTTGGTGGCACATTT AATTCGACCTTCCGCATGGAAAAAGCAAGACTTGTCCCAACAGATCCTATTAATAGTTGTTCTGATATTTCAAACTCTGAAGAGGTTGATGGTAATATTGCACTCGCAGAAAGGGG GGATTGTTCATTTGTGTTCAAAACAGCTGTAGCTCAAATTGCGGGAGCGAGGGCCATCATTATCACTGAATCCATTCACCGATGGGATGACTCATTGGATCATTTAATAGAAATGGTGGATGATAA AATGCAGATAGATGTGAATATCCCATCCGCTTTCTTATTGGGAAGAAATGGAGCCACAATCATTAGAACCCTCAAGAAATTACATTTGCAATATGCAGTTATAAATATTCCAGTGAATATGACATATATCCctatcaataaaatgaatCAACCTCCTTGGATTACTTGGTAA
- the LOC123696582 gene encoding PRADC1-like protein isoform X1, which translates to MFSNKYTKLSYVVLFTALFFSFLGEVSPGANDLHFHDGSTSADVIGGDVFFEILEPPELRYSYRIRPAKDFGGTFNSTFRMEKARLVPTDPINSCSDISNSEEVDGNIALAERGDCSFVFKTAVAQIAGARAIIITESIHRWDDSLDHLIEMVDDNRMQIDVNIPSAFLLGRNGATIIRTLKKLHLQYAVINIPVNMTYIPINKMNQPPWITW; encoded by the exons atgttttctaataagtatacaaaattatcatatGTAGTGCTCTTTACTGCTTtgtttttttcgtttttaggGGAAGTTTCTCCTGGAG CTAATGATTTGCACTTTCACGATGGTTCAACATCAGCCGACGTTATCGGGGGTGATGTGTTTTTTGAAATCTTAGAGCCTCCTGAATTGAGATACTCTTATCGTATAAGACCTGCCAAAGACTTTGGTGGCACATTT AATTCGACCTTCCGCATGGAAAAAGCAAGACTTGTCCCAACAGATCCTATTAATAGTTGTTCTGATATTTCAAACTCTGAAGAGGTTGATGGTAATATTGCACTCGCAGAAAGGGG GGATTGTTCATTTGTGTTCAAAACAGCTGTAGCTCAAATTGCGGGAGCGAGGGCCATCATTATCACTGAATCCATTCACCGATGGGATGACTCATTGGATCATTTAATAGAAATGGTGGATGATAA caGAATGCAGATAGATGTGAATATCCCATCCGCTTTCTTATTGGGAAGAAATGGAGCCACAATCATTAGAACCCTCAAGAAATTACATTTGCAATATGCAGTTATAAATATTCCAGTGAATATGACATATATCCctatcaataaaatgaatCAACCTCCTTGGATTACTTGGTAA